The following proteins are encoded in a genomic region of Tenacibaculum sp. 190524A05c:
- a CDS encoding aminotransferase class I/II-fold pyridoxal phosphate-dependent enzyme, producing the protein MKFKPANKIQDLQYFGEFGGVNPSISDSSTYTFLSAKTMFDTFEGNADGCYLYSRHTSPSNLYLGEALAEMEGTETANVAGSGMGAITPVLMQLCGAGDHIVSSRTIYGGTYAFLKNFTPKLNINTTFVDITKLDVVENAITENTKVLYCESVSNPLLEVADIRGLAALAKKYNLKLVVDNTFSPLSIAPAQLGADVVVHSLTKFINGSSDTVGGVVCGTQQFIDDLRNVNDGACMLLGSTMDSLRASSILKNMRTLHIRMKQHSKNAMYLAQKFEADGLKTVYPGLASHPSHELFSSMINEEYGYGGMLTIDVGSLDKANELMELMQNKNLGYLAVSLGFYKTLFSAPGSSTSSEIPEEEQADMGLTDGLIRFSIGLDNDIERTYEMMKSCMQQVGVLKEESFV; encoded by the coding sequence ATGAAATTTAAACCAGCTAATAAAATTCAAGATTTACAATACTTTGGAGAGTTTGGAGGTGTAAATCCATCTATATCAGATTCTTCAACATATACTTTTCTTTCTGCAAAAACAATGTTCGATACCTTTGAAGGAAACGCTGATGGATGTTATTTATATTCTCGTCATACTTCTCCTTCAAATTTATACTTAGGTGAAGCATTGGCAGAAATGGAAGGTACAGAAACTGCAAATGTGGCAGGATCGGGAATGGGAGCAATCACTCCAGTGTTAATGCAATTATGTGGAGCTGGTGATCATATCGTTTCAAGTAGAACAATTTATGGAGGAACCTATGCTTTTTTGAAGAATTTTACTCCAAAATTAAATATCAATACAACTTTTGTTGACATTACTAAATTGGATGTTGTAGAAAATGCCATTACAGAAAACACTAAAGTATTGTATTGTGAGTCTGTGAGTAACCCATTATTAGAAGTTGCAGATATTCGTGGATTAGCAGCACTAGCGAAAAAATACAATTTGAAATTAGTTGTTGATAACACGTTTTCGCCGTTGTCTATTGCACCAGCTCAATTAGGAGCAGATGTTGTTGTGCATAGTTTAACTAAGTTTATCAATGGATCATCAGATACTGTTGGTGGAGTAGTTTGCGGCACACAGCAATTTATAGACGATTTAAGAAACGTAAACGATGGAGCTTGTATGTTATTAGGTTCTACTATGGATAGTTTAAGAGCGTCTTCAATTTTAAAGAATATGAGAACTTTACATATTCGTATGAAGCAGCACAGTAAAAATGCGATGTATTTGGCTCAAAAATTTGAAGCAGATGGATTGAAAACGGTTTATCCAGGTTTAGCATCACATCCTTCTCATGAGTTATTTTCATCTATGATAAATGAAGAATACGGTTATGGAGGAATGTTGACTATAGATGTTGGTTCATTAGATAAAGCGAATGAGCTTATGGAGCTTATGCAGAATAAAAACTTAGGGTATTTAGCAGTTAGTTTAGGATTTTACAAAACATTATTCTCTGCCCCAGGTTCGTCAACTTCATCAGAAATACCAGAAGAAGAACAAGCTGATATGGGATTGACAGATGGACTTATTCGTTTTTCAATAGGATTAGATAATGATATTGAACGAACATATGAAATGATGAAATCTTGTATGCAGCAAGTAGGAGTTTTAAAAGAAGAAAGCTTCGTTTAA
- a CDS encoding sodium-translocating pyrophosphatase, translating to MESNIVYVPIILAVLGLVFMFIKMSWVKKQDAGDEKMQSISKSIKEGALAFLNAEYRLLLIFSIIASIALFLISQYVDTTHWIIVIAFIIGAIFSALAGNIGMRIATDANARTTEAAKTSLPKALQVSFGGGTVMGLGVAGLAVLGLSLFFLLFVSMFVTGEGNFYEEMTIALEALAGFSLGAESIALFARVGGGIYTKAADVGADLVGKVEAGIPEDDPRNPATIADNVGDNVGDVAGMGADLFGSYVATVLAAMVLGNYLIRDMSTTAQFTDAFNGMGPILLPLVIAGVGIVASIIGTFLVNIKDNSAKEPEVQKALDLGNWASIVITLVASWFLIRWMLPETLQMNYFGEGLQEVPSRHVFYACMIGLAVGALISTVTAYYTSLGKKPVLDIVKNSSTGAATNIIAGLAVGMKSTFLSVILFAAAIYGSYALAGFYGVALAASAMMATTAMQLAIDAFGPIADNAGGVAEMSELEDHVRERTDILDSVGNTTAAVGKGFAIASAALTALALFAAYVTFTGIDGINIFKADVLAMLFVGGMIPVIFSALAMESVGKAAMEMVQEVRRQFKEIPGIMEGTGTPDYAKCVDISTKAALKEMILPGLITIITPIIIGLLFGAEPLGGYMAGVCVSGVMWAIFQNNAGGAWDNAKKSFEAGVEINGEMTFKGSDAHKAAVTGDTVGDPFKDTSGPSMNILIKLTCLVGLVIAPILGGHSANTHAEKTAKEIRVEMKEAGGDQVKAKITVKTTENGETKTEVKEVTGTDEEVKKEIQKHE from the coding sequence ATGGAATCAAACATAGTGTATGTGCCAATTATATTGGCTGTTTTAGGGCTTGTTTTTATGTTCATCAAAATGTCTTGGGTAAAGAAACAAGATGCTGGAGATGAAAAAATGCAGTCAATTTCTAAAAGTATTAAAGAAGGAGCATTAGCATTTTTAAATGCGGAGTACAGACTTCTTTTAATATTTTCAATTATCGCCTCAATTGCACTATTCCTTATATCTCAATATGTTGATACTACACACTGGATTATAGTTATTGCTTTTATAATCGGTGCGATTTTTTCTGCACTAGCAGGTAATATTGGAATGAGAATAGCTACGGATGCTAATGCAAGAACTACAGAAGCAGCAAAAACAAGTTTACCAAAAGCTTTACAAGTTTCTTTTGGTGGAGGAACTGTTATGGGATTAGGTGTTGCTGGTTTAGCAGTATTAGGATTAAGTCTTTTCTTTTTATTATTCGTTTCAATGTTTGTTACAGGTGAAGGAAACTTTTATGAGGAAATGACTATTGCCTTAGAAGCTTTAGCAGGTTTCTCATTAGGAGCTGAGAGTATTGCTTTATTTGCAAGAGTTGGTGGAGGTATTTATACTAAAGCTGCTGACGTTGGTGCAGATTTAGTTGGGAAAGTTGAAGCAGGAATTCCTGAAGATGATCCAAGAAACCCAGCAACTATTGCTGATAATGTGGGTGATAATGTAGGAGATGTTGCAGGAATGGGAGCTGATTTATTTGGTAGTTATGTTGCTACTGTACTAGCTGCAATGGTTTTAGGAAACTATTTGATTAGAGACATGTCTACTACAGCTCAGTTTACTGATGCTTTCAATGGAATGGGACCTATTTTATTGCCATTAGTAATTGCTGGTGTTGGAATTGTAGCTTCTATTATAGGAACATTCTTAGTTAATATTAAAGATAATTCAGCTAAAGAACCAGAGGTTCAGAAAGCTTTAGACCTAGGAAACTGGGCATCAATTGTAATTACATTAGTAGCGAGTTGGTTTTTAATTCGTTGGATGTTACCTGAAACTTTACAAATGAATTATTTCGGTGAAGGATTACAAGAAGTTCCTTCTCGCCATGTGTTTTATGCATGTATGATAGGTTTAGCAGTTGGAGCATTAATTTCAACAGTAACGGCTTACTATACTAGTCTTGGTAAAAAGCCAGTTTTAGATATCGTAAAAAATAGTTCAACTGGAGCAGCAACAAATATTATTGCGGGATTAGCTGTGGGAATGAAATCAACATTTTTATCTGTTATTTTATTCGCAGCGGCAATTTATGGATCTTATGCACTTGCTGGATTTTATGGTGTAGCATTAGCAGCTTCTGCAATGATGGCGACAACAGCAATGCAATTAGCAATTGACGCATTCGGACCGATTGCAGATAATGCTGGTGGAGTTGCGGAAATGAGTGAATTAGAAGACCACGTTCGTGAAAGAACAGATATTTTAGATTCTGTAGGAAATACTACTGCGGCTGTAGGAAAAGGATTTGCAATTGCTTCAGCTGCTTTAACGGCTTTAGCTTTATTTGCTGCATATGTTACATTCACGGGAATTGACGGTATTAATATTTTTAAGGCAGATGTTTTAGCAATGTTATTTGTCGGAGGTATGATTCCAGTAATTTTCTCAGCATTAGCGATGGAGTCTGTAGGTAAAGCGGCAATGGAAATGGTACAAGAAGTTCGTCGTCAGTTCAAAGAAATTCCTGGTATTATGGAAGGAACTGGAACTCCAGATTATGCAAAGTGTGTTGATATTTCTACAAAAGCAGCATTAAAAGAAATGATTTTACCAGGTTTAATTACCATAATTACTCCAATTATTATTGGTCTTTTATTTGGTGCTGAACCTTTAGGAGGATACATGGCTGGTGTTTGTGTTAGTGGTGTAATGTGGGCTATTTTCCAGAATAACGCTGGAGGAGCTTGGGATAATGCTAAAAAATCATTTGAAGCAGGAGTTGAAATTAATGGAGAGATGACATTTAAAGGTTCTGATGCTCATAAGGCTGCAGTTACTGGAGATACAGTTGGAGATCCATTTAAAGATACTTCTGGACCATCAATGAATATCTTAATTAAGTTAACTTGTTTAGTAGGTTTAGTAATTGCTCCAATTTTAGGAGGACATTCAGCAAACACTCATGCTGAAAAAACTGCTAAAGAGATTAGAGTTGAAATGAAAGAAGCTGGTGGAGATCAAGTAAAGGCAAAAATCACTGTTAAAACTACTGAAAACGGAGAAACAAAAACTGAAGTTAAAGAAGTTACAGGAACTGATGAAGAAGTAAAGAAGGAAATTCAAAAACATGAATAG
- a CDS encoding metal-dependent hydrolase, translating to MDSLTQIVLGAACGEIALGKKIGNKALLFGAIGGTIPDLDVFIGNLFYSNTIDQLIFHRGFMHSIPFAILAAFGFGYLIHWLYNTGKRKDTTTRKDWVWLFLLSILTHPILDCFTPYGTQLFLPFSDYRVAFNNIAVADPLYTLPFLISLIVLMFYKRGSVKRNWWLKAGIYVSSAYMILTIMNKFYIDSVFKKSFKQAGIEYSRFTVQPSLLNNILWYGVAETDSDYKVGYYSILDKNSVATDFISVPKNQDLLDMNDIDLKKLTWFSNQYYNLTSLPDGEFRYNDLRYPLIQNDANSSSVFGFRLYKNGNRWEYKNDAERFKNTSPSELFSSIWERMKGK from the coding sequence ATGGATTCATTAACGCAAATAGTTTTAGGAGCTGCCTGTGGTGAAATTGCTCTAGGAAAGAAGATTGGAAATAAAGCTTTATTGTTTGGTGCGATAGGAGGAACAATTCCCGATTTAGATGTATTTATTGGAAATCTTTTTTACTCTAATACTATCGATCAGTTGATATTTCATAGAGGCTTTATGCATTCCATTCCGTTCGCAATACTTGCTGCATTTGGTTTTGGTTATCTGATACATTGGTTATATAATACCGGTAAAAGAAAAGACACAACAACTCGAAAAGATTGGGTTTGGTTATTCTTACTTTCTATTTTAACTCATCCTATTCTTGATTGTTTTACACCTTATGGAACACAACTATTTTTACCTTTTTCAGATTATAGAGTTGCATTTAATAATATCGCTGTAGCCGATCCATTATACACTTTACCTTTTTTAATCAGTTTGATTGTTCTTATGTTTTATAAAAGAGGGAGTGTAAAACGAAATTGGTGGCTTAAAGCTGGAATTTACGTTAGCTCTGCATACATGATATTAACTATTATGAATAAATTCTATATCGACAGTGTTTTTAAAAAATCATTTAAACAGGCTGGAATTGAATATTCAAGATTTACCGTACAACCATCTCTCTTAAATAATATTTTATGGTATGGTGTTGCTGAAACAGATTCAGACTATAAAGTGGGTTACTATTCAATTTTAGATAAGAATTCCGTTGCTACAGATTTTATTTCTGTTCCTAAGAATCAGGATTTATTGGATATGAACGATATTGATTTGAAAAAACTAACCTGGTTCAGTAATCAATATTACAACTTAACTTCATTACCTGACGGAGAGTTTCGTTACAACGATTTACGATATCCATTAATTCAGAATGATGCTAATAGTAGTTCTGTTTTTGGTTTTCGTTTGTATAAGAATGGAAATCGTTGGGAATATAAAAATGATGCTGAACGTTTTAAAAACACTTCTCCTTCAGAATTATTTAGTTCTATTTGGGAAAGAATGAAAGGAAAATAA
- a CDS encoding pyruvate dehydrogenase complex E1 component subunit beta — MKTVQFREAICEAMSEEMRRDESIYLMGEEVAEYNGAYKASKGMLDEFGAKRVIDTPIAELGFGGIAVGSAMNGNRPIVEYMTFNFSLVGIDQIINNAAKIRQMSGGQFNCPIVFRGPTASAGQLAATHSQAFESWYANCPGLKVIVPSNPYDAKGLLKAAIRDDDPVIFMESEQMYGDKMEIPEGEYVLPIGVADIKREGTDVTVVSFGKIIKEAYKAADELAEEGISIEVIDLRTVRPMDHKTILESVKKTNRLVILEEAWPFGSVSSEITFRVQDEAFDYLDAPIKRITTADTPAPYSPVLLEKWLPNSKDVVKAVKEVMYIK, encoded by the coding sequence ATGAAAACAGTACAATTTAGAGAGGCTATTTGCGAAGCAATGAGTGAAGAAATGCGTCGTGATGAGAGTATTTATCTAATGGGAGAAGAAGTTGCTGAGTACAATGGTGCTTATAAAGCAAGTAAAGGAATGTTAGATGAGTTTGGAGCGAAACGCGTTATTGATACACCAATTGCTGAACTTGGTTTCGGAGGAATTGCTGTAGGATCTGCAATGAATGGTAACAGACCAATTGTTGAATATATGACGTTTAACTTCTCATTAGTTGGTATTGATCAGATTATTAATAATGCTGCTAAAATTCGTCAAATGAGTGGTGGACAGTTCAATTGTCCTATCGTTTTTAGAGGTCCAACTGCTTCTGCAGGTCAATTAGCGGCTACGCATTCACAAGCATTCGAAAGCTGGTATGCAAACTGTCCAGGATTAAAAGTAATTGTTCCGTCAAATCCATATGATGCAAAAGGATTGTTAAAAGCAGCAATTAGAGATGATGATCCAGTTATTTTCATGGAGTCTGAGCAGATGTACGGAGATAAAATGGAAATTCCTGAAGGAGAGTATGTGTTACCAATTGGTGTTGCGGATATTAAAAGAGAAGGAACTGATGTAACTGTAGTTTCTTTCGGTAAAATTATTAAGGAAGCATATAAGGCTGCTGATGAATTAGCAGAGGAAGGAATTTCAATAGAAGTTATTGATTTAAGAACTGTTCGTCCAATGGATCATAAAACCATTTTAGAATCAGTTAAGAAAACAAATAGATTAGTAATCTTAGAAGAAGCTTGGCCATTTGGTAGTGTATCTTCTGAAATTACATTTAGAGTACAAGATGAAGCATTTGATTATTTAGATGCTCCAATCAAAAGAATTACAACAGCTGATACACCAGCACCATATTCTCCAGTTTTATTAGAAAAATGGTTGCCAAATTCTAAAGATGTAGTAAAAGCTGTAAAAGAGGTAATGTATATCAAGTAA
- a CDS encoding Lrp/AsnC family transcriptional regulator codes for MKLDNIDKKLINLLQEDSKRTNKQLSLLLNLSVTAVFERIKKLERAEIITRYIAQVNPKKVDKSFIVFCQVKLIQHSREYLSVFESEILKLDEVSECFHISGDYDYVLKIYVKDMEEYREFMVNKLTTIKHIGSTQSSFMIGEVKNSAKINV; via the coding sequence ATGAAACTTGACAACATTGACAAAAAACTTATAAATCTACTTCAGGAAGATAGTAAACGTACTAATAAACAACTGTCGTTATTACTAAATTTATCTGTTACTGCAGTTTTTGAACGAATCAAAAAATTAGAACGCGCAGAAATAATTACTCGATATATAGCTCAAGTAAATCCTAAAAAAGTAGATAAGTCTTTTATTGTGTTTTGCCAAGTAAAACTAATTCAACATTCAAGAGAATATTTATCTGTTTTTGAAAGTGAAATTTTAAAACTAGATGAAGTCTCAGAATGTTTTCATATTAGTGGAGACTATGATTATGTCTTAAAAATCTATGTAAAGGACATGGAAGAATATAGAGAGTTCATGGTAAATAAACTTACCACAATTAAACATATTGGTAGTACACAAAGTTCATTTATGATTGGTGAAGTTAAAAACTCAGCTAAAATCAACGTATAA
- the nhaC gene encoding Na+/H+ antiporter NhaC has translation MGETNKGSEIKIQDQKIQQNKNLSIWEAIIPVFALIGMLAYNVYVFGDDALSGSNQFILLIGGVVAAIVGFKNKVSFQLMMDEVAENVKSTASAILILLMVGALAGTWLISGIIPSMIYYGLQVLNPTIFLVACLIICAVISVATGSSWTTAATVGIALIGIGGALDISLGMTAGAVLSGAYFGDKMSPMSDTTNLAPAMAGTDLFTHIKYMAYTTVPTFIVTFIFFLILGFAQSASGEANTGQMIADIDKAFNITPLLFIVPIVVVVLIIKKTPPLIALLVGTILGGIFALIFQPQVVAQVAGVEKLDFNSAYKGVMTAITVDTSVATDNEVLKDLFTAGGMKKMLGTIWLILCAMVFGGIMDAIGALAKISSFMLNLFDSIFGLFASTVCTCIGLNVTASDQYLALVVPGKMYAQAFKDKGLAPENLSRTLEDSGTVTSVLIPWNTCGAYHSGVLGVPVVDYAFYAMFNWLSPFMTLIFAAFRIKIRQLAKS, from the coding sequence ATGGGAGAAACTAACAAGGGTTCTGAAATAAAAATTCAAGATCAAAAAATACAGCAGAATAAAAATCTATCAATTTGGGAAGCTATTATACCAGTTTTTGCATTAATTGGAATGTTAGCTTACAACGTTTATGTTTTTGGAGATGATGCTTTAAGTGGAAGTAATCAATTCATTTTATTGATAGGTGGTGTTGTTGCAGCGATTGTTGGTTTCAAAAATAAAGTAAGTTTTCAACTCATGATGGATGAGGTCGCAGAGAATGTGAAATCCACAGCGAGTGCAATTTTGATTTTATTAATGGTTGGAGCCTTGGCAGGGACTTGGTTGATTAGTGGGATTATTCCTTCTATGATTTACTATGGATTACAAGTTTTAAATCCTACAATTTTCTTGGTAGCATGTTTAATTATTTGTGCTGTAATTTCTGTTGCTACAGGTAGTTCATGGACAACTGCCGCAACTGTAGGTATCGCATTAATTGGAATCGGTGGAGCTTTAGATATTTCATTAGGAATGACTGCGGGAGCTGTACTTTCTGGAGCATATTTTGGAGATAAAATGTCTCCAATGTCAGATACTACAAATTTAGCACCTGCAATGGCAGGTACTGATTTATTTACTCATATTAAATATATGGCGTATACGACAGTACCAACTTTTATTGTAACTTTTATTTTCTTTTTGATATTAGGATTTGCACAGTCAGCTTCTGGAGAAGCGAATACTGGACAAATGATTGCTGATATTGATAAGGCTTTTAATATTACACCTTTACTATTTATAGTTCCGATTGTTGTTGTTGTTTTAATTATTAAAAAAACACCACCATTAATCGCTTTATTAGTAGGTACTATTTTAGGAGGGATTTTTGCGCTTATTTTTCAACCTCAGGTAGTTGCTCAAGTAGCGGGGGTAGAAAAATTAGATTTTAATTCAGCTTATAAAGGAGTAATGACAGCAATTACAGTTGATACTTCTGTTGCAACCGATAATGAAGTTCTAAAAGATTTATTTACTGCTGGAGGAATGAAGAAAATGCTTGGCACAATATGGTTAATTTTATGTGCAATGGTTTTTGGAGGTATTATGGACGCCATTGGAGCTTTAGCAAAGATTAGTAGTTTTATGTTGAATTTATTCGATAGTATATTTGGATTATTCGCAAGTACAGTATGTACATGTATTGGATTAAACGTAACTGCATCAGATCAATACTTAGCATTAGTTGTTCCAGGAAAAATGTATGCACAAGCTTTTAAAGACAAAGGGTTAGCTCCAGAAAATTTAAGTAGAACTTTAGAAGATTCAGGAACAGTTACATCTGTGTTAATTCCTTGGAATACTTGTGGAGCTTATCATTCAGGTGTTTTAGGTGTACCAGTTGTAGATTACGCTTTTTACGCTATGTTTAACTGGTTAAGTCCATTTATGACGTTAATCTTCGCTGCTTTCAGGATTAAAATTAGACAGCTTGCTAAATCTTAG
- a CDS encoding DUF5686 and carboxypeptidase-like regulatory domain-containing protein, which produces MKLKITALLLFASLVLNAQLTLRGTVVDEYDNPLPFVNVIIKGTTQGTSTDDEGRFAFRIKKNRGVLEVSFVGFQTQTIKVSKKTKYLNIVLKEGTDVLEEVIVVTKPKKRLKKKENPAYRILKEIWKRKRKNGVDLVDHYQFKKHKTIEIGLNNLDTVFIKSIFKDQYKEAISEIQYDSDGINYYIPIFLSEQISKVYGNNVSNKKREDIVAEKAEGLGAQGFVFDRMSMTFQNIDVFRNNITLLRKSFVSPLSTDGFATYDYVLYDSVVNNNKKLYNIYFFPIRDQDLAFKGNFWVADKDFTIKKLRMEVVKGANLNFVRGLTFEKEFEVRNDSIYIPTRNAYEGDFTFLDKNDANKGLTIKKTINYEDYVLEKPLPEDFYDFETQKIRPDQYYKSEEFWKKEEKEDNKDTYKLITSVKSKKRIKKITGFINTISSGYINIDALNLQFGPFWTALANNEVEGLRTRIGFRTFKTKDDRFRLAGHLAYGFKDKEFKYGLEAKYLLSYQPRIAVSAAYQKDVEQLGSSLFNTTQLLGNTFGSTALFSRGNNFFLSNVEKYAANFDYAIHNNLRLGFNLSHSRISSASPENFSVSYRENPGDTNFISSVTDVASDVYISFTPGRFVYGLGVEQRYGRNVFPSIVLNYRHGYKGVLNGTHDYDRIQLKYNQPILLGKFGLLDTTVEGGKTFGQVPVSLMNVIPANQSFSLVPNTFSLLNFYDFVTDTYLSTHLEHHFNGFILNRIPLVRKLNLRSLLTFRAAYGTVNQGNRDLNDGVVNTAGVQNIQYNAPNRVYYEYGFGFENIGYGNLRFLRVDAIWRSDYRAPANSIAVPTPKFAIRIGIKPGL; this is translated from the coding sequence ATGAAATTAAAAATTACAGCGCTGCTCCTTTTTGCGAGTTTAGTATTAAATGCGCAATTAACATTAAGAGGAACGGTGGTAGATGAGTATGATAATCCTTTACCATTCGTAAATGTGATTATTAAAGGAACTACTCAAGGAACAAGTACTGATGATGAAGGGAGATTCGCTTTCAGAATCAAGAAGAACAGAGGTGTTTTAGAGGTTTCTTTTGTTGGTTTCCAAACTCAAACTATTAAGGTTAGTAAAAAAACAAAATACCTAAACATCGTGCTTAAAGAAGGTACTGATGTTTTAGAGGAAGTTATTGTTGTTACTAAACCTAAAAAGAGATTAAAGAAAAAAGAAAATCCTGCTTATCGAATTTTAAAAGAAATTTGGAAGAGGAAGAGAAAAAATGGAGTGGATTTGGTAGATCATTACCAATTCAAGAAGCACAAAACTATCGAGATTGGTCTAAATAATTTAGATACTGTATTTATCAAAAGTATCTTCAAAGATCAATATAAAGAAGCTATCAGTGAAATTCAATATGATAGCGACGGAATAAACTACTACATTCCTATTTTCTTAAGTGAACAGATTTCTAAAGTGTACGGTAATAATGTCTCAAATAAAAAACGAGAAGATATTGTTGCAGAAAAAGCTGAAGGATTAGGAGCACAAGGATTTGTTTTTGATAGAATGTCTATGACTTTTCAGAATATAGATGTATTCAGAAATAATATTACGCTGTTACGTAAATCTTTTGTTAGTCCATTATCTACAGATGGATTTGCTACGTATGATTATGTATTATATGATAGTGTTGTGAACAATAATAAGAAGCTTTACAACATCTATTTCTTTCCAATTCGAGATCAAGATTTAGCGTTTAAAGGAAATTTTTGGGTTGCAGATAAAGACTTTACTATTAAGAAACTTCGTATGGAAGTTGTAAAAGGAGCAAACTTAAATTTTGTTAGAGGTTTAACTTTCGAAAAAGAATTTGAAGTAAGAAATGATAGTATTTATATTCCAACAAGGAATGCTTATGAAGGAGACTTTACGTTCTTAGATAAAAATGATGCTAATAAAGGTCTGACTATTAAAAAGACCATTAATTACGAAGATTACGTCTTAGAAAAACCATTACCAGAAGACTTTTACGATTTTGAAACACAAAAAATTCGTCCAGATCAATATTATAAATCTGAAGAGTTTTGGAAGAAAGAGGAGAAAGAAGATAATAAGGATACGTATAAATTAATCACTTCAGTTAAAAGTAAAAAGAGAATCAAAAAAATAACTGGATTTATCAATACAATTTCTAGTGGTTACATTAATATAGATGCTTTAAATCTTCAATTCGGACCCTTCTGGACTGCCTTAGCGAATAATGAAGTAGAAGGATTAAGAACTAGAATTGGTTTTAGAACCTTTAAAACAAAAGATGATAGATTTAGATTAGCTGGACATTTAGCATACGGTTTTAAAGATAAAGAGTTTAAATATGGTTTAGAGGCAAAGTATCTATTGTCTTATCAACCTAGGATTGCTGTTAGTGCTGCTTATCAAAAAGATGTTGAACAATTAGGAAGCTCACTTTTTAATACAACTCAATTATTAGGAAATACTTTTGGGTCTACAGCATTATTCTCAAGAGGAAATAACTTTTTCTTATCTAATGTAGAAAAGTATGCAGCTAATTTTGATTATGCGATACATAATAATTTAAGATTAGGTTTTAATTTATCACATTCTCGTATCAGTTCTGCAAGTCCAGAAAACTTCTCAGTAAGTTATCGAGAGAATCCGGGTGATACCAACTTTATTTCAAGTGTAACTGATGTTGCTTCGGATGTATATATTAGCTTCACTCCAGGAAGATTCGTATACGGTTTGGGAGTTGAACAACGATATGGAAGAAATGTATTCCCATCTATTGTTTTAAATTATCGTCATGGGTATAAAGGAGTTTTAAATGGAACTCACGATTATGATAGAATTCAATTAAAATATAATCAACCTATTTTATTAGGGAAATTCGGATTATTAGACACCACAGTTGAAGGAGGTAAAACGTTTGGGCAGGTTCCTGTTTCATTGATGAATGTAATTCCTGCGAACCAGTCTTTCTCATTAGTTCCGAATACATTTTCATTATTGAACTTCTATGATTTTGTAACAGATACTTATTTGTCTACACACTTAGAGCATCATTTTAATGGATTTATTTTAAATAGAATTCCGTTAGTTAGAAAATTAAATTTAAGAAGTTTATTGACATTCCGCGCGGCTTATGGTACGGTTAACCAAGGGAACAGGGATTTAAATGATGGTGTTGTAAATACTGCAGGAGTTCAGAATATTCAGTACAATGCACCAAATCGTGTGTACTATGAATACGGTTTTGGGTTTGAGAATATTGGGTATGGAAACCTTCGTTTTTTAAGAGTTGATGCAATTTGGAGAAGTGATTATAGAGCACCTGCAAATAGTATTGCAGTACCAACTCCAAAGTTTGCAATTCGAATTGGTATTAAACCAGGACTTTAA
- a CDS encoding inorganic diphosphatase — translation MTAKEKQTVDVLIEIPKGSRNKYEYDFDLKKIRFDRMLFSSMMYPGDYGFIPETLALDGDPLDVLVLGAEPTFPMCVMEVKPIGVFHMADEKGPDEKIVCVPVSDPIWNKYNDLSDLNPHRKKEITHFFQVYKDLEEKKVDVGGWGDADEAYDILDKCIARYQESEHQEKGSFKI, via the coding sequence ATGACAGCAAAAGAGAAACAAACTGTTGATGTATTAATAGAAATACCTAAAGGAAGTAGAAATAAATACGAGTACGATTTTGATTTAAAGAAAATCCGTTTTGATAGGATGTTATTTTCTTCAATGATGTACCCAGGAGACTATGGTTTCATTCCAGAAACTTTAGCTTTAGATGGAGATCCTTTAGATGTTTTAGTATTAGGAGCTGAGCCAACTTTCCCAATGTGTGTTATGGAAGTAAAACCAATCGGTGTATTCCATATGGCAGATGAAAAAGGTCCAGATGAAAAAATCGTTTGTGTTCCTGTTTCAGATCCAATTTGGAATAAGTACAACGATTTATCTGATTTAAACCCTCACCGTAAGAAAGAAATCACTCACTTTTTCCAAGTATATAAAGATTTAGAAGAGAAAAAAGTTGATGTAGGAGGTTGGGGAGATGCTGACGAAGCGTATGACATTTTAGATAAGTGTATCGCTCGTTACCAAGAAAGCGAACACCAAGAAAAAGGAAGCTTTAAAATCTAA